The nucleotide sequence TTAGCATTCAATCGCACACGTGATCGCGATATCGTAGCCAAACTCTTTACAGAGCTGGGTCCACGTTACGCAACACGTCCAGGTGGCTATCTTCGTATTTTGAAGTTTGGCTTCCGTCATGGCGACAATGCGCCAATGGCCTTGGTTGAGTTAGTAGATCGCCCAGAAGTTGAAGAAACAGCAGTAACTGAAGAGGCTTAAGTCTCGGTGTTACGGTAAAAAGCCAGGCTTCGGTCTGGCTTTTTTCATTTATCAGGTTATAAATACAGAATGTCTGAAAACTCCCTAGCCAATTCCAGCAAGCTTTTGGTGGTGCTAACGAGCCTTCCTAATTTAGAGGTTGCCACAGCCTTGGCAAGAGCCTTGGTGGAGAGAAATTTCGCCGCTTGTGTGCAGCTTACGGAGGGTATTCAATCAATTTATCGCTGGAAGGGTAAAGTTTGCGAGGAGCATGAAGTATTGCTTTCTGCGAAAACTATCGCAAGTAAATGGCTGGAAATTTCCAGCTTTATTCAAGAACAGCATCCTTATGACCTGCCGGAAATATTGGCCTTTTCCCCTGAGCAATATGAAAAGCAATACGGCAAGTGGGTACAGTCTGAGGTAAATTCGAAGTCATGAGAATGTATTCCTTTGTAGCAAGGATCTTTGCCCTATTTTTATTCCTGTCCGCGCAAGTTTTTGCTGCGCCGGATTTCTTGCCCCCAGAGAAAGCGTTCCGAGTGGAGGCTTCTTGGTTAGAAAATTCCAATCAAGTGGAGCTGGAATTTTTGCCTGCTAAAGGCTATTACATCTACCAAGAATCTTTAAAGTTCCAAGCGGGCACGCAGGCCGAGAAGCTAAGCAATATAGGGCCTTCATTGCCATCAGGCGTGGTGAAGTTTGATGAAACTTTTCAGAAAAAACTGCAAGTTTATAAAGAACCCTTCCTAGTACTTTTAGATGTAAAGCCTGCCGATGGCAAGCCGATCCATGCAGCTGTAACACTGCAAGGTTGCGCCGAGGCAGGCATTTGCTATCCACCTATGACCCTGAAATTTTTACTCGCCGGTCCTGGGGTTAAAGTAGCTCCGATTCCAGATGCTTTAGATGGCATGCCTTTATCTAGCTCCCAGGTTGGCGGCGAATTCGGCTTGGCCGATTTATGGCGTGAGCGTGATGACGTCAATGCTATTGGCCGCTTTTTAGAAAGCACTTCAACTGCTTATTTATTTCTAGCTTTCTTTGTATTGGGGCTTGCGCTCGCTTTTACACCCTGCGTCCTTCCCATGTTGCCTATTTTGTCGAGCGTTATCTTTGGTACTCAAGACGGTAAGGCTGTAACCAAGGGGCGTGCCAGTATCTTAGCGCTAGCCTATGTCTTGGGTATGGCGTTGGTATACGCCTTGGCAGGTGTGCTTATGGCGGCCCTTGGTGGGAGCGTACAGCGTGCATTGCAGAGCCCCATTGCATTAGCTGCTTTTGCCCTACTACTTTTGGCCCTTTCAGGCAGTTTGTTTGGTTTGTATGACCTACGGTTGCCGCAATCATGGCATCACCATGTAGATCGGTTGGCAGGGCGCCAAAAGGGCGGCAATGTATTTGGTGCTTTTGCTTTGGGGGGTATTTCTACTTTAGTAGCCAGCCCCTGTATTACAGCGCCCCTGGCAGGCGTTTTAGCCTTTATTGCGCAAACCGGCTCTATGAGTCTAGGCGCAGGACTCCTTTTTGTAATGGCCCTAGGAATGGGGCTACCACTATTCTTTATTGCGATTGAGGCCCGCATTCTGATTCCATCCACGGGTATTTGGATGGTTTATTTACAGCGTACCTTGGGAGTTCTTCTGGTCGCCACGGCAGCATGGATTGCCTCGCCATTGCTCCAGAAAAATGATGTTGCAGGAGCTACAAAATTAGTGAACGGCCAGAGCATTCATGAGGTTGGTGATTTATCTTTTGTAGTGATTCATTCGCCTGCAGAGTTAGATACGCAACTAAGCAAAGCCAAGGAAGAAAAGAAAGTGGTCCTCCTAGATTTTTATGCGGACTGGTGTATTAGCTGTAAGGAGATGGAAGTAAATACCTTTACAAATCCAGAGGTAAGTAAAGAGCTAAAACAGTTTGTCTTAGTACAAGCTGACGTTACTGCAAATAGTCCTGAGAACCAGGTATTACTTAAGCGCTTCGGTTTATTTGGTCCTCCAGGAATTCTGATCTTCAATCAAAATTCAGGAGAGCTAAAAGACCAACGAGTGATTGGCTACATGCCACCCCAGCGTTTTATAGAACGATTAAAACAAGCAGCAAGCACTCAATAAAAAATCAAATTTGTTTTTTATTTGCCTGCTGCGTTTTTTTTAAGTAGGCGTGCTGCTTCGAGTGCAAAGTAAGTCAAAACACCATCAGCACCTGCGCGTTTAAAGGCGAGCAGCGATTCCATCATCACAGCATCGTGATCTAGCCAGCCATTTTGTGCGGCAGCTTTGAGCATGGCATATTCACCGCTTACTTGATAGGCATAAGTCGGGTAGTCAAACTCTTCACGGACGCGACGCACAATATCCAAATAAGGCATACCGGGCTTCACCATGACCATATCTGCACCTTCGCTGATATCAAGAGCAACCTCCCGCAAAGCCTCGTCGCTATTGGCGCAATCCATTTGATATGTTTTTTTATCGGCCTTACCTAGGTTTTTTGCAGAACCAACTGCATCTCTAAAGGGGCCATAAAAGGCAGAGGCATATTTAGCTGAGTAAGCCATGATTCGGGTGTGAATTAAATTCTTTTGCTCGAGCGCTTCACGAATTTTTCCGATGCGCCCATCCATCATGTCTGATGGTGCAACAATATCAACACCAGCTTCTGCTTGTGTGATCGCTTGCTGAACCAAGATGGCAGTCGTTTCATCATTCAGAATACGACCTTGCTCATCGAGTACGCCATCTTGACCATGGCTTGTATATGGATCAAGCGCTACATCAGTCATGATGCCTAAATTGGGGAAACGTTTTTTGAGTTCGCGAACAGCCGTAGGGATGAGTCCTTTTGAATTAAAGGCTTCCTCACCATCAGGTGTTTTTAATCCGCTATCGATTACTGGAAAAAGCGCAAGAACTGGAATGCCTAAATCCACACATTCTTGTGCAATTGGCATGAGCAGGTCTAATGAAAAGCGGTTAACACCAGGCATAGAGGCAACTGCTTCGGATTTGCCTTGACCTTCAAGTAGAAAGACGGGGTAGATTAAATCATTTGCCGAAACATTGTGCTCTTGCATGAGGCGACGTGACCAATCATCACGACGCATGCGGCGAGGACGGTGTTCTGGAAAACTAAGCAATGAGTTAGCTGGTGATTTCATCTTCATGAGTTTCTGCTTCAAATAGCCATTTAATAATTAAATTATCTGCCTCTTCTAGGCCAATCCGTTTGGTGCTTGAAAATAATTGTGCCGTAAGTTGCTTAGAGTCACCCGTTCCATCCGGTAGGGCTGGGTCATATTGTTGTAATTGCTGGCGTACCGCCTCCAGCACATGCTTGCACTCACTTTTGTTTAGTTTGTCGCATTTGCTGAGTAAAACGTGAATAGGT is from Polynucleobacter sp. MWH-S4W17 and encodes:
- the rplQ gene encoding 50S ribosomal protein L17 translates to MRHGNGLRKLNRTSSHRLAMLRNMSNSLLEHEVIKTTLPKAKELRMVVEPLITLGKKDNLANRRLAFNRTRDRDIVAKLFTELGPRYATRPGGYLRILKFGFRHGDNAPMALVELVDRPEVEETAVTEEA
- the cutA gene encoding divalent-cation tolerance protein CutA translates to MSENSLANSSKLLVVLTSLPNLEVATALARALVERNFAACVQLTEGIQSIYRWKGKVCEEHEVLLSAKTIASKWLEISSFIQEQHPYDLPEILAFSPEQYEKQYGKWVQSEVNSKS
- the dsbD gene encoding protein-disulfide reductase DsbD, with protein sequence MRMYSFVARIFALFLFLSAQVFAAPDFLPPEKAFRVEASWLENSNQVELEFLPAKGYYIYQESLKFQAGTQAEKLSNIGPSLPSGVVKFDETFQKKLQVYKEPFLVLLDVKPADGKPIHAAVTLQGCAEAGICYPPMTLKFLLAGPGVKVAPIPDALDGMPLSSSQVGGEFGLADLWRERDDVNAIGRFLESTSTAYLFLAFFVLGLALAFTPCVLPMLPILSSVIFGTQDGKAVTKGRASILALAYVLGMALVYALAGVLMAALGGSVQRALQSPIALAAFALLLLALSGSLFGLYDLRLPQSWHHHVDRLAGRQKGGNVFGAFALGGISTLVASPCITAPLAGVLAFIAQTGSMSLGAGLLFVMALGMGLPLFFIAIEARILIPSTGIWMVYLQRTLGVLLVATAAWIASPLLQKNDVAGATKLVNGQSIHEVGDLSFVVIHSPAELDTQLSKAKEEKKVVLLDFYADWCISCKEMEVNTFTNPEVSKELKQFVLVQADVTANSPENQVLLKRFGLFGPPGILIFNQNSGELKDQRVIGYMPPQRFIERLKQAASTQ
- the hemB gene encoding porphobilinogen synthase, coding for MKMKSPANSLLSFPEHRPRRMRRDDWSRRLMQEHNVSANDLIYPVFLLEGQGKSEAVASMPGVNRFSLDLLMPIAQECVDLGIPVLALFPVIDSGLKTPDGEEAFNSKGLIPTAVRELKKRFPNLGIMTDVALDPYTSHGQDGVLDEQGRILNDETTAILVQQAITQAEAGVDIVAPSDMMDGRIGKIREALEQKNLIHTRIMAYSAKYASAFYGPFRDAVGSAKNLGKADKKTYQMDCANSDEALREVALDISEGADMVMVKPGMPYLDIVRRVREEFDYPTYAYQVSGEYAMLKAAAQNGWLDHDAVMMESLLAFKRAGADGVLTYFALEAARLLKKNAAGK